In Sphingomonas profundi, the sequence GGTGGCGGCGAGCGCCGGCGAGAGCACGAGAGCGACGACCACGGAGAGCATCATCGAGGACACGATGGTTATCGAGAATTGCCGATAGATCACGCCGACCGAGCCGCCGAAGAAGGCCATCGGCATGAACACGGCCGAGAGCACCAGCGCGATCGCGATCAGCGCCGTCTGGATTTCCGCCATCGACTTGATCGTCGCGTCGCGCGGGGAGATGTCGTCCTCCTCCTCCATCACGCGCTCGACATTCTCGACGACGACGATCGCGTCGTCCACCAGCAGGCCGATCGAGAGGACGAGGCCGAACAGGGTGAGCGTGTTGATCGTGAAACCGAACAGGGCGAGGATGCCGAACGTGCCGAGCAGCACCACCGGCACCGCGATCGCCGGGATCAGGGTGGCGCGCCAGCTCTGGAGGAACACGAACATCACGATGACGACGAGGATGATCGCCTCGATCAGCGTCTTGATGACCTCCTCGACGGAGAGCTTGATGAAGGCCGTGCTGTCGTTGGGAAAGGCGTATTTGTAGCCGCCCGGAAAGGCCTTGGCGCGCGCCTGCACCTCGGCGCGGACGAGCTCGGCCGTCTTCAGCGCATCCGCGCCCGGCGCCAGCTGCACGGCGATGCCCGCGCCGGGATGGCCGTTCAGCCGGCTGATCGTGCTGTAATTCTCGGTGCCCAGCTCCACCCGCGCGACATCCTGCAGCAGCACGCGGGAGCCGTCCGTCTGCGTCTTGACGATGATCTTCTTGAACTCGTCCACGTTCGTCAGCCGCGATCGGGCGGTGACGATCACGTTGAGCATCTGCCCGGGCGGCGAGGGCTGGGCGCCGAGCTGGCCGGCCGCCACCTGCGTGTTCTGCGCCTGGATCGCCGTCGTCACGTCCGCCGGGATCAGCCCGAAGCTGGCGAGGCGGAACGGATCGAGCCAGATGCGCATCGCATATTGCGCGCCGAACACGTTGACGTCGCCGACGCCCGGCAGCCGGCCGATCGGATCCTGAAGGGTGGAAACGAGATAGTCGGAGACGTCGAACACGCTCGTCCGGTCCGTCTCGTCATAGACCGAGACGACCATCAGGAAATCGGCGTTCGACTTGGTGACGACCAGGCCCTGCTGCTGCACCTGGCTGGGCAGGCGGGGCAGCGCCTGCTGCACCTTGTTCTGCACCTGCACCTGGGCGATGTCGGGATCGGTGCCCTTCTCGAAGGTGACGGTGACGGTCACCTGCCCGGCCGAGCTGGACGTTGCCGAGAAGTAGATCAGCCCGTCGATGCCGGTCAGCTGCTGCTCGATCACCTGGGTGACGGAGGATTCAAGGATTTCGGCCGAGGCGCCGGGGTAGGTGGCGCGGATGTTCACCGCCGGCGGCGCGATATCGGGATATTGCTCCACCGGCAGCGAGAGGATGCCGCCGATGCCGCCGAGCATTATGACGATCGCGATGACCCAGGCGAAGATCGGCCGATCGATGAAGATGCGGGAGAGCATCGCGGATCAGGACTTCGGCGCTTGCGAGGATCCGTCCTTGTCGCCGGCCTGCGGCGCCGGCTTCGCCCGGGAGCCGGCGGGGACCGGGCGGATGGGCTGCTTGTCCTTGATCCGGCCGAGCCCCTCGACGATCACCTTGTCGCCCGGCTTCAGCCCGCCCGTCACCAGCCAGGCGGCGCCGATCGTGCGATCGGCCTTCACCACGCGCTGCACCGCCTTGTTGCCGGGGCCGACGAGCAGCACCGTGGCCTTGCCCTGCGGATCGCGCGAGATGCCGGCCTGCGGCACCAGGATCGCATCCGTCGCCGTCGCCTGCGACAGCTTGGCGCGCACATACATGCCCGGCAGCAGCAGGCCTCTGGGATTGGGGAAGGTGGCGCGCAACGTGACGGAGCCGGTGCTGGTATCGACGACCGGCTCGGCGAATTCGATGCGGCCGGCGGGGCCATAGTCGCTGCCATCCTCCAGCACCAGGCGGACGGCCGCCGAGGACGGCACGATGCCGTTGCCCGAGGCGAGCGCGCGCCGCAGCGCCAGCAGGTCGGCGCTCGACTGCTGGATATCGACGAAGATCGGGTCGAGCCGCTGGATCGTCGTCAGCGGATCGGCCTGGCCGGAGGTGACGAGCGCGCCGACGGTGAACAGCGAGCGACCGATGCGGCCGGTGATCGGCGCCGGCACGCGGGTGAAGCGCAGGTTGATGTTGGCGGTATCGAGCAGCGCGCGCTGCTGCGCCACGGTGGCGGCGGCCTGGCCGGCGGTGGCCTGCGCATCGGCGAAGTCCTGCCGGCTCACGGCCTCGATGTTCGCGAGCGGGCGGTAGCGTTGCGCCCGCGCCGCCGCCGCCACGCGCGCCGCCTCGGCATTGGCGAGGTTCGCGCGCGCCTCCGCCGCTGCGGCGCGGTAGAGGCTGGGATCGATCTGGTAGAGCGTCTGCCCGGCCTTCACGATCGTGCCCTCGGTGAACAGCCGCGCCTTAACGAGGCCGCTCACCTGCGGGCGCACCTCGGACGTCTCGTAGGCGTTCGTGCGGCCCGCCAGCTCGATCGCGAGCGGCACGCGCTGGGTGCGGACCACGACGAAGCCGGCCTCGGGAACCGGCTTCTCCTTCGACTTGTCCTTCGCCGAGCCGCAGGCGGCGACAGCCAGCAGAAGCATTAGACAGGACGCGCGCCGCAACGGTGGCACTTTCATCTGGCGTTCTCGGGAGCGGGGCGCATCGACAATTGGCTAGGTTCGCACCCAACCCCTGTCAATTGCCTGAACTCCCCATGCCGGGCGCGGTTCCGCTGCGCTGCACAACGGCGCGTCGGCAACGCGGATCAGGATATCCGCAGGACCTGCTTGCCGAAGTTCGCGCCCTCGAACAGCCGCCGCAGGGTGGCGGGCGCATTCTCGAAACCGGTCTGCTCGTCCACCTGCCAGCGCAGGCTGCCGGCGAGGGCGAGGGCGGTGAGGCGGCGGCGGATATCCGGATAGTCGGCGGCGTGATCGAACACGATGAAGCCGCCCATGGTGGCGCGGCGCATCACCAGGTTGAAATAATTGCCAGGGCCGGTCGGCTTGCCGCCCGTCTCGTAGCGGCTGATGCCGCCGCAGATCACCACCCGCGCGCCGTGCGCGATCACGCCGAGCATCGCATCGAGGGTGGGGCCGCCGACATTGTCGTAGGCGACATGGACGCCGCCGGGCGCCGCGGCGCGGAGCTGCGCCTTCAGGTCGCCGGCTTTGTAGTCGAGCGCGACGTCGAAGCCGGCCTCCTCCGTCAGCCAGCGGCATTTCGCCTCGCCGCCGGCGATGCCGATCGTGCGGCAGCCGGCGATGCGGGCGAGCTGGCCGACGATCGAGCCGGTCGCCCCGGCCGCGCCCGACACCAGCACCGTATCCCCCGTCACCGGCTTGCCGACCCGGAACAGGCCGACCCAGGCGGTGAGCCCGGTGAGGCCGAGCAGCGACAGCATCGCGGTGGGCGGCAAGGCGGGCTCGACGGCATCGTAGCCCTCGCCGTCCGTCACGACATATTCGCGCCAGCCGGTCATGCCGGTGAGCAGGGTGCCGACCGGCAGCGCCGGATTGCGGCTCTCGATCACCTCACCCAGGCCGATGCCGCGCATCACGTCGCCGATCGCCATCGGCGCGACATAGTCGCCGAAATTCTCCATCCAGCCCTTCTGCGCCGGCTCGAACGCCAGCCAGCGCAGCTTCAGCAGCACCTCGCCAGGGCCGGGCGCCGGGCGGGGCACCTCGACGAGGCTGAAGTCGCCGTCCTCCAGCGCGCGGCCGCGTGGGTGGGCCGCCAGCCTGAACTCGCGCATCGTCTCCGCCATGATCCTCTTGCCCTCTCGTCTTCAGGCCTGCGGCGGCGGACGATCGGCCGGGGGCACGATCCGCCCCTCGCGCGCGCGGTAGACATATTGGCTCGCCACCAGCCACCCCTTCAATGGGCGGAGCGGGGCGAGGCAGGTAACTAGCAGGAATGGCAGGCTGGTGAGCAGGTGCACCCAGAAGGGCGGATCGAAGCGCAGCTGGATCCAGATCGCCAGCACCACGCTGGGCACGCAGCCGAAGCAGATGACGAAGAAGGCCGGGCCGTCCGCCGGATCAGCGAAGCCATAGTCCAGCCCGCAGACCTCGCAGGCGGACCGCATCGAGAGGAAGCCGCTGAAGATGTGGCCCTTGCCGCAGCGCGGGCAGAGACCGCGCACGCCGGTGCGGATCGGATCGAGCCGGGGCCAGCTGTCGGGCCCGGTCTCGGGCGGGGGGACGGGGTCCATGGCTTTCCTTCCAGACAGGCGGGTCAACCGGCGCTCGCCCGAACCGCCGGTCGCGGCTATGCAGCGGACGAGAGGATGGCTCAAGAATGCAGATCAATCGGCCGCGCGGCGACTTCGACTATGTGATCGTGGGCGGCGGCAGTGCCGGCTGCGTGCTGGCCAACCGGTTGAGCGCCGATCCGCGCAACCGCGTGCTGCTGCTGGAGGCCGGCGGCGAGGACGACTGGCTGTGGATCCATGTGCCGGTGGGCTACCTCTACTGCATGGGCAATCCGCGCACGGACTGGGGCTTCCGCACCGAGCCCGAGCCCGGCCTGAACGGCCGCGCGCTGAACTATCCGCGCGGCCGCGTGCTGGGCGGTTCCTCCTCGATCAACGGCATGATCTACATGCGCGGCCAGGCGCGCGACTATGACGGCTGGCGGCAGGCCGGGAATGTCGGCTGGGCGTGGGACGACGTGCTGCCGTGGTTCCGCCGATCCGAGAATCATTTCGGCGGCGAGGACGCGCATCACGGCGCCGGCGGCGAGTGGCACGTCGCCGAGCAGCGGCTGCGCTGGGATATATTGGATGCCTTTCGGGACGCGGCGGAGGCGGCCGGCATCCCGAAGATCGACGATTTCAACCGCGGCGACAATGAGGGATCGGGCTATTTCCGGGTGAACCAGCGTGGCGGCTGGCGGTGGAGCAGCGCCAAGGCGTTCCTCCGCCCGGCGCTGAACCGGCCGAACCTGACGGTGGAGACGCATGCGGTGGTGCAGCGCGTGACGATCGCCGACGGGCGGGCGACCGGCATCCTCTACGCCAAGGACGGCGCGACGTGGCTGGCGCGGGCGGGCGAGGTGGTGCTGGCGGCGGGCGCGGTGGGATCGCCGGCGATCCTGGAACATTCCGGCATCGGCGACGGCGATCGGCTGCGCGCGCTGGGCATCGCGCCGCTGCTGCACTTGGCCGGCGTCGGCGAGAATTTGCAGGACCATCTGCAGATACGCTGCGCCTACAAGGTCTCCGACGTGCCGACGCTGAACATGCGCGCCGGCACATGGCTCGGCAAGGCGCTGATCGGCCTGGAATATGCGCTGTTCCGCAAGGGGCCGATGTCCATGGCGCCCAGCCAGCTCGGCCTGTTCGCGCGATCGAACGCGCGGGTGGAGACGGCGAACCTGCAATATCATGTCCAGCCGCTGAGCCTGGACAGCTTCGGCGAGGCGCTGCACGCCTTTCCCGCGTTCACCGCCAGCGTGTGCAACCTGCGGCCGGAGAGCCGCGGCTCGATCCACGTGGGCGATCCCGATCCGGCGGTGCCGCCGGCGATCCGGCCGAACTATCTGTCGGCCGAGGCGGACCGGATCGTCGCGGCCGAATCGATCGAGCTGACGCGGCGGATCGTGGCGCAGCGGCCGCTCGCCCGCTACCGCCCCGAGGAGTTCCGCCCCGGCGTGGAGATCCAAGGGTCCGAGGCGCTGGCGCGGGCGGCCGGCGACATCGCCACCACCATCTTCCACCCGGTCGGCACCGCGCGCATGGGGACGGACGATGCGGCGGTCGTCGACCCGGAACTGCGGGTGCGCGGGGTGGCGGGGCTGCGGGTGATCGATGCCTCGGTGATGCCGACGATCACGTCCGGCAACACGAACTCGCCGACGATCATGATCGCGGAGAAGGGCGCCGACATGATCCTGAAGGCGCGCCTGGCCTGATCGTCCGCCTCACACCAGCCCGGTGAGATAGTAGACGGCGATCACCAGGAACACGGTGGCCGTCTTGATGCCGGTGAGCGCCAATATGTCCTTATAGGCCTGGCGGTGGGTCAGCCCCGTCACCGCCAGCAGCGTGATGACGGCGCCGTTGTGCGGCAGCGTGTCCATGCCGCCGCTGGCCATGGCCGCTACGCGGTGCAGCACCTCGCGCGGCACGCCCGCCGCGTCGCCGGCGGCTGCGAACTGATCGGCCATCGCCGCCAGCGCGATCGAGAGCCCGCCGGAGGCGGAGCCGGTGATGCCGGACAGGGTGGTGACGGTGATCGCCTCGTTGACCAACGGATTGGGGATGGCGCGCAGCCCCTCCTTCACCACCAGGAAACCGGGCAGCGCCGAGATGACGCCACCGAAGCCATATTCCACCGCCGTGTTCATGCCCGCCAGCAGCGCGCCGCCGACCGCCGCCTTCGACCCTTCGGTGAAGCGGGCGGTAACGGTGCGGAAGGCGGTGGCGACGATCGTCAGGATGCCGAGCAGCAGCGCCCCTTCCACCGCCCACAGCGCCGAGACCTGCTTCACGTCCACCACCACCGGCGCCTTCAGCCCGACCAGCGAGAGGGTGACGCTGTCCCCCGCTAGGCGCGGGATGGCGATCGTCAGCACCAGGTTGGCGATGCCGACCACCAGCAGCGGCAGCAGCGCGACGAGCGGGTGGACGGCCGGCGTCTCGCCGTGCGTGTCCGGCTCGTTCAGCAGGTTGGTGCCGTAGCCCTCGCCGGCCGCGGCCAGGCTGCGGCGGCGCCAGTCGAGATAGAGCAGGCCCATGGCGACGATGAACAGCGATCCGATCAGCCCCAGCACCGGCGCCGCCCAGGTGGTGGTGCCGAAGAAGCTGGCCGGGATGATGTTCTGGATCTGCGGCGTGCCGGGCAGCGCATCCATGGTGAAGGTGAGCGCGCCCAGGCCGATCGTGGCGGGCACCAGCCGCTTGGGAATGTCCGCCCGGCGGAACATCTCGGCGGCGAACGGATAGACGGCGAACACCGCGACGAACACCGATACGCCGCCATAGGTGAGCAGCGCCGTGACCGCCATGATCGAGGGGATCGCCCGCTTCGAGCCGACGAAGCCGATCACGGCCGCCACGATCGCGCGCGAGAAGCCCGATATCTCCACCATCTTGCCGAACACGGCGCCGAGCAGGAAGACCGGGAAATAGAGTCGCAGGAAGCTGCCGACCTTGTCCATGAACAGGCCGGAGAAGGCGGCGGGCACGGCCGCCGGATCGGTGAGGAACACCGCCAGCATCGCCAGCAGCGGCGCCATGATGATGACGCTGAGGCCGCGATAGGCCGCGATCATCAGCAGGATCAGCGCCAGTGCTGCGATCGCGACGTCCATCACCCGGCCCTCTCATGCCACCCCGCTCCGCCCTGTGCAGGCGAAGGTGGGGGATAAGCAAGAGGCGGATCGCGCCCGGCGGCCGCCACGTGGGGGCGCCGGGCGCGGACGATCACTCGGCGGCGGCGGGCGTTCCGGCGAGCGCGACCTGTTCCGCGCGGGCGGCGGACGCCCGGTCGGCGGCGACGCGGGCGTTGTGCGCGGTCTGCCAGTGGCTGATCTTGCCGGCCGGGATGGTGTGCAGCACGGCGCTGCGGTCGCCCCGGGCGATCGGCCGATAGGCGTGGACGGCGCCCTTGCCGGACGGGCCGGCGACGGCGACATGGGTGTCGGCCACGCTGGTGCCGGCGACGGCGGGCGCGGCGGCAAGCGCGGTGGCGGCGGCGAGGGCGGTGAGCGCGAGGCGGGCGAACATGGCGTTTGTCTCCTGATGATGTCTGTTGCCGGAGACGTAGGACCGGCGCTTTGCTGATCCTTCGCGTGGGCGTTACGAAACATGTCCATGTGGCTGGCGCGCCAACGCGGATGGCCGCGCCGTAACAAATCGTTGCGCCGGGCCGGGCGGGGCGCCGGCGGGGCGGCCCGGCGCCGTGCGGCGGTTGACCGTGCCTGCCGGCCTGCCTAACTCGACCGACATGGTTTCACCCGTCATCCTGCTCGTCGAGGACGATCCCGCCCTCCGCACGCTCACCACCCGCGCCCTTCAGGAGAATGGCTACCTCGTCCGCCCCGCATCCTCCGCGCCCGAGATGTGGCTGGCCTTCGACAAGGAGCCGGTCGATCTCGTGCTGCTGGACATCATGTTGCCGGGCACCAGCGGCATCGAGCTCTGTCGCCTGATCCGCCAGAAGAGCGACGTGCCGATCATCTTCGTCAGCGCCAAGGGCAGCGAGACGGACCGCGTGATCGGCCTGGAGCTGGGCGCCGACGACTATATCGCCAAGCCGTTCGGCACGCGCGAGCTGATCGCGCGGGTGCGCGCCGTGCTGCGCCGGGGCGGGCTGGAGCGGCAGCAGGGCGATCGCGGCGAGGGCCTCGCCCGCTTCGACGGCTGGACGGTGAGCTTCCCGCGCCGCGAGCTGACCTCGCCCGGGGGCGCGGTAGTGGACCTGACCGGCGCCGAGTTCGACCTGCTCGCCAGCCTGCTGGACCATCCGCAGCGGGTGATCGCGCGCGAGCGGCTGATCGAGCTCTCGCGCACGCGGCTGGGCGATTCGTCCGATCGCAGCATCGACGTGCTTGTCAGCCGGCTTCGCCGCAAGCTCTCCAGCGCCGGCAAGTCCGCGCCGATCGTCACCGTGCGCGGCGTGGGCTACATGCTCAACGTCGAGGTCGAGCGATCGTGAGGCGCGAGGCGTGAGTCGGGTCGCGTGAGGCGGCTCTGGGCGCGGCCGTCGGTGGGGCTGATCGGCCGCGTCTTCGCGATCCTGCTGCTCACGACCATCTTCGAGTTCGCCGCCAGCACCTATCTGTACGAGCGGGCCAGCCGCTTCTCCGTGCGCGAGGACGAGGCGCGGCGGCTGGCCGAGCATCTGGTGATCGCCCGCAAGCTGATGTCGGAACGCTCGTGGCGCGAGCGGCCGGCGATGGCCGAGCGGCTGACGACCGATCGCTATGACATGCGCTGGGGCGCCAGCTTCCCCGCGCCGCCGCCGGTGGCGCCGGGGCTGGACGAGATGCAGCGGCAGGTGGTGGCGTGGGAGCCGACGCTCGCCTCGTCCGACCTGCGGCTGCGGCTGACCTCGCCGGGGCGGCGCGGCATCGTCGTCGGCGGGCTGCGTCTGGGGGACGGGACGTGGCTGCGGTTCAGTACCGCCGGGCACATCCACGGCTGGGATCTGGCGCTCGGCCGGATCGTGCTGGCGCTGGTGCCGGCCTTCGCGCTGATCGTGCTCGGCGGGCTGATGGTGCGGCGGCTGCTGCGGCCGATGGGCCGGCTGGCCCATGCCGCCGAGCGGATCGGGCTGGGCGGCAGCGAGATGGTGGCGGAGGGCGGCCCGGCCGAGCTGCGCCGCGTGATCCGCGCGTTCAACGGCATGCAGGAGCGGATCCACCGCCTGATCGGCGATCGCACGCAGGCGCTGGCGGCGGTGGGGCACGATCTGCGCACGCCGCTCGCCCGGCTGCAGCTGCGCGCCGACGAGATCCCGGAGCCGGCGATGCGCCAGGCCATGCTGGGCGACGTGGCCGAGATGGAGGGCATGGTCGCCTCGCTGCTCGCCTATCTCGGCGGCGAGAACGATCCCGAGGAGCGCAAGCGCATCGACGTGGCGGTGCTGGCCGCGACGATCGTCGACGATGTCGTCGATCGCGGCGGCGATGCGCGCTACGAGGGCGCCGACCATGTCGAGATGGCGGTGCGCCCGCTCGGCCTGAAGCGCGCTCTGGGCAATCTGGTGAACAACGGCCTGCATTACGGCCAGCGCGTGACGGTGACGGTGGTGGAGGCCGCGGACCACGTCACCCTGTGCGTCGACGACGACGGGCCGGGCATCCCGGAGGCGGACCTCGCGCGCGCCCTCGATCCGTTCACCCGGCTGGATCCCGCGCGCGGCCGCAACACGCAGGGGCTTGGCCTGGGCCTCGCAATCGTCGCGCGGTTCGTGGCGCTGGAGAAGGGCATCGTGCGCCTGAGCAACCGTTCCGAAGGCGGGCTGCGCGCCGAGATCGTCCTGCCGCGCTGAGCGATCGGCCCACGGGGAAGGCAACACTTCCTTACAGCCGTGAGCATGTGCAGCAAAGCATCGTCGCTATCCGGACTCCAAGAGACCGCGACTCCGTCCCGGGCGCGGCACCCATCAGGAGTAGCGACATGAACGAGCTCATCGGACGCGTCTTCAGCTTCGAGAAGCACACCTTCCCCAACCAGAGCGACCTCTACGGCCGCCTCGCCCGCGACGGCCAGAGCCCGAAGGCGCTGATGATCTCCTGCGCCGATTCCCGCATCGTGCCGGAGCACATCATGCAGGCCGAGCCCGGCGACCTCTTCGTCTGCCGCAACGCCGGCAACATCGTGCCGCCCTACGCCACGCAGAACGGCGGCGTCACCTCGACCGTCGAATATGCCGTGCTGGCGCTGGGCATCCGCGACATCATCGTCTGCGGCCATTCCGACTGCGGCGCGATGAAGGCGGTCGCCAACCCGGCGGGGCTGGAGAAGATGCCCAACGTGGCGGCCTGGCTGAAGCACAGTTCCGCCGCCGAGCAGGTGGTGTCGAGCGCCTATGACGATCTCGATCCGGTCGCGCGCGTGCGTGCGGTGAGCCTGGAGAATGTCGTCGCCCAGCTCGCCCACCTGCGCACGCATCCGTCGGTCGCCGCGGGCATCGCCCGTGGCGAGATCGCGCTGCACGGCTGGTTCGTGGATATCAACGAGGGCATGGTGCTGGGCCTGGACGGGGAGACCGGCCGCTTCGTGCCGCTGCGCGAGAGCGATGCGCTGCCGGTCGCGCTGCCGCACCGGCAGCGGCTGGCCTCCGGCGTCGAATTCGCGGCCGCCGCGGAATGACCGCCCCGGCCGCGTCGCTCGTCGGCGGCATGCCCTTTGCCAAGGGGACGATCGTGCGGGATTTCACCGCGTCGATCGTCGTCTTCCTGGTGGCGATGCCGCTGTGCATGGGCATCGCCATCGCCTCCGGCGTGCCGCCGGAGAAGGGGCTGATCACCGGCATCATCGGCGGCATCGTGGTCGGCGCGCTGGCCGGATCGCCGCTGCAGGTGAGCGGCCCGGCGGCCGGCCTTGCCGTGATCGTGTTCGAGATCGTGCGCGACCAGGGTCTCTCCGCACTCGGCCCGATCCTGGTGATCGCCGGCCTGATCCAGATCGCCGCCGGGCTGTTCCGCCTGGGCGGCTGGTTCCGCGCGATCTCCCCGGCGGTGGTGCACGGCATGCTCGCCGGCATCGGCGTGCTGATCGTCGTCGGCCAGTTCCACGTGCTGTTCGATGCGCGGCCGCTGGCGAGCGGACTGGAGAATGTCGCGGCGATGCCGGGCCGCGTGCTCGGCCTGTCGCTGGACATCCGCTCGGCCGAGCTCGCCTTCTTCGTCGGCGTCGTCACGATCCTGTCGATGCTCGGCTGGGAGAAGTTCCGCCCGGCGGCGATGAGGCTGGTGCCGGGTGCCCTCGTCGGCGTCGTGGCGGGCACGCTGGTCGCCTTCTTCCTCGGCCTCGCCGTGTCGCGCGTGCAGGTGCCGGCCTCGATCTTCGCGGCGATCGTGCCGCCGGGGCCGGACTATCTCTCCCGCCTGATCGATCCGACGATCCTGGCGACGGCCATCGCCATCGCCTTCATCGCCAGCGCCGAGACGCTGCTCTCGGCAGCGGCCGTCGACCGCATGCATGACGGCCCGCGCACCGACTATAACAAGGAGCTGCGCGCCCAGGGCATCGGCAACATGCTGTGCGGCCTGGCGGGCTCTCTGCCGATGACGGGCGTGATCGTCCGCAGCTCGGCGAACGTGCAGGCGGGCGCGATGACACGCGCCTCGGCGATGATGCACGGCGCCTGGATTCTGGGCTTCATCGTGCTGCTGCCGTGGCTGCTGCGCGAGATCCCGATGGCGGCGCTCGGCGGCATCCTGGTCGTCACCGGCTGGCGGCTGGTGAGCCTCAGCCACGTGCGCCACCTGTTCGCCCAATATGGCGCGCTACCGGCGCTGATCTGGGCGGCGACCCTGGTGATGGTGGTGACGACCGATCTGCTGACCGGCGTGCTCGTGGGCCTCGGCCTGTCCTTGATCGAGCTGATCCCCCATGTCCGCCGTCTGCGCCTGCGGGTGGACCAGCGGCACGACGAGGCCGGCAGCGAGATAACGCTGGACGGCGCGGCCACCTTCGTCTCGCTGCCGCGCCTGAACGCGGCGCTGGACGCGGTGCCCGAGGGCCGGCCGGTGCGGCTGGACATGGTCGGCGTCGACGCGGTCGATCACACCGCGGCCGAGATGCTCGGCGAGTGGCTGAACCGCAAGCGGGCGGCCGGCAACACGGTGGACGTGGCGGGCGCGCCCGGCCACCTGGCGAAGCTGGCCACCCACTCCTGAGCCGCGCCGGCAATATTTCGTCACGCCGGAGACACGCACCGGACGAGAGGATGTCTGGTGCAGCAACAAAGCGTGCTGCACCGGACACAACCCCAGCCGCAGCGGGGCGCAGACCGATCAGCGCGCTTCTGGTCCCGGCGATATCTGCCTAGTTCGACACGTCCCCGACGATTGCTGCGCCGCCGCATGAGCGGTCGAGACGCGGTCACGGCGCAGGGATGCAGGAGGAACGGGAACCGTAGAAGGGGAATGTTCCATGCGCTACTCGATTGCTCTCGCGGCACTCGCTCTCACGACGGCGGTGCCGGCCACTGCGCAGGATGCGCCGACCGCGCCGTTCAAGGTCTCTGGCTCAGCGGGCCTCGTATCCGAATACCGCTTCCGCGGCGTCTCCCAGTCCGACAAGGAGCTGGCGGTGCAGGGCGGCTTCACCGTCGCGCACGAGAGCGGCCTGTATGTCGGCACCTGGGGCTCGAACCTGTCCGGCTGGGGCACGTTCGGCGGCGCCAACATGGAGCTGGACCTGATCGCCGGCTTCAAGAAGACGTTCGGCAGCGCCACGGTGGACGTGGGCGCCACCTGGTACATGTATCCGGGCGGCTTCGACAACACCGACTTCATCGAGCCCTATGCCAAGCTCTCCGGCACCATCGGCCCGGTGAGCCTCACCGCGGGCGCCGCCTACGCGCCCAAGCAGGAGGCGCTGGGCGCCTGGTATCTGAACGGCACCTCCGCGGC encodes:
- a CDS encoding SulP family inorganic anion transporter; this encodes MTAPAASLVGGMPFAKGTIVRDFTASIVVFLVAMPLCMGIAIASGVPPEKGLITGIIGGIVVGALAGSPLQVSGPAAGLAVIVFEIVRDQGLSALGPILVIAGLIQIAAGLFRLGGWFRAISPAVVHGMLAGIGVLIVVGQFHVLFDARPLASGLENVAAMPGRVLGLSLDIRSAELAFFVGVVTILSMLGWEKFRPAAMRLVPGALVGVVAGTLVAFFLGLAVSRVQVPASIFAAIVPPGPDYLSRLIDPTILATAIAIAFIASAETLLSAAAVDRMHDGPRTDYNKELRAQGIGNMLCGLAGSLPMTGVIVRSSANVQAGAMTRASAMMHGAWILGFIVLLPWLLREIPMAALGGILVVTGWRLVSLSHVRHLFAQYGALPALIWAATLVMVVTTDLLTGVLVGLGLSLIELIPHVRRLRLRVDQRHDEAGSEITLDGAATFVSLPRLNAALDAVPEGRPVRLDMVGVDAVDHTAAEMLGEWLNRKRAAGNTVDVAGAPGHLAKLATHS
- a CDS encoding TorF family putative porin, whose translation is MRYSIALAALALTTAVPATAQDAPTAPFKVSGSAGLVSEYRFRGVSQSDKELAVQGGFTVAHESGLYVGTWGSNLSGWGTFGGANMELDLIAGFKKTFGSATVDVGATWYMYPGGFDNTDFIEPYAKLSGTIGPVSLTAGAAYAPKQEALGAWYLNGTSAANGVYDDPGDKNDNLYLWGDGSVGVPNTGLTLKGHIGYSNGNKGLGPFATSVAPTGEYWDWLVGADYVIPSLPITIGVAYVDTDISKRESAYLQPSFSRGQDGAGSIADAAVVFSITAAF
- a CDS encoding carbonic anhydrase, which encodes MNELIGRVFSFEKHTFPNQSDLYGRLARDGQSPKALMISCADSRIVPEHIMQAEPGDLFVCRNAGNIVPPYATQNGGVTSTVEYAVLALGIRDIIVCGHSDCGAMKAVANPAGLEKMPNVAAWLKHSSAAEQVVSSAYDDLDPVARVRAVSLENVVAQLAHLRTHPSVAAGIARGEIALHGWFVDINEGMVLGLDGETGRFVPLRESDALPVALPHRQRLASGVEFAAAAE